From Streptomyces sp. NBC_01551:
TTGACAGTAGCCCGCCGTCAGATGCCGAGCGACTATTCGCCAGGGTTCGCCAGGGTCCGCCAGATGGTGTGCCACCCACGGCCGGGTGTCAGGTAGGAATGCGCCTCCCCGACCCGGTTCACCGGCGGAACTCCCCAGGGTGAAGTACGGGATCCGGCGGGGCGGCGTACGCAACTCGTCGGCGCACGAAGGGAACCGTAACCGCCATGTACGCAGCAACGTCCTCCGTGTCCGCGCCGGTCCGGCCGCACCGCACCATCCCCGCGGGCGGCGGCCCCTACCTCGATCCCGGCCGTCCGACGGCCCCGGCCCAGGGCGCCGTACGGGCCCGGCGCATCCCGGGAGCCGCACCGCAGCCGCTGAGCGGAAGAATCGACCTCTCGGGGCCGCAGGGCGCGCAACTGCGCACCGCGCTCGCCTCGGTGCAGCGGATCTGCCCGGAGTTCGCGCCGGTCCAGGTGCTGCGGCGCAGCGGCCGGTCGGTCCTGCTGGTGGGGACCACGGGGCGGATGACCGCCGTCGCCAAGGTTTTACTGGATCACTCGCCGGAGTGGCGTGAGCGGTACCGGCACGAAATAGCGGCATACAGGGCGTTCGTCCGGCACCGCCCGCCGGTCCGGGTGCCGCGGCTGATCGCCGCGGACCCGGAGAACTGCACCCTGGTCGTGGAGCGGATGGCGGGCCGGGTGGCGGCCTTGCAGCGTCATCCGGTGGAGGCCCCGCCGCGGCCGGACGTACGGGCGGCCCTGGGCGCGGTGTGCCGGGTGAACCAGTGGCGGCCGCCGGCCGACCTGTTCGGACACCCGATGGACTACGCCCGGCGGATCACCCGGGATCACGAGCTGGGGCTCTTGACCGACCGGGACTTCGGCGACCTGCAGAAGCTGCTGCACGGGCTGAAGCTGGCCGGGACCCCGTGGCAGTTCAACCACGGCGACGCGCTGCTGTCGAACCTGCTGCTCTCCCCGGCGGGGCCGGTGCTGCTCGACTGGGAGCACGCGGGCTGGTACCTGCCCGGGTACGACCTGGCCACGCTGTGGACGGTGCTGGGCGATGCCCCGGCCGCCCGCAGCCAGATCAGCCGCCTCGCGCAGTCGGCCGGTCCGGCGGCCCGGGACGCGTTCCTGGTGAACCTGATGCTGGTCCTGACCCGCGAGATCCGGATGTCCGAGACGGCCGTCCAGCGCTCCATGCAGACGGCCGCCCCGGCCCAGCCGCTGCCGGCGGGTTCCCTGTCCTCGGGCGAGGAGCAGCGGCTGCTGCTGCGCCGCCTGCACGACGACTGCGGCCTGGCCCGCAGAGCGGTGCGTGCGGCGGTGGGTACGCGCTGACGGCGCAGGCGTGATCACGCAGATCCCGTGGTGGGCACATCTGGAGTGCCTGCCACGGGATTTCGCCGTTCCCGGGGCCGATGGGCGGGCATGCCCGGACAACCGGCGCGCATGCCTTGACTTCACATGATCCCCCGAACACCTTTTCTGACTCGACATCAGAACGGTCGAGCCTTCCCCGCCCTCCCCAGCCGCTGGAGCATGCCCATGTCCGCAAGCCCCGAACGCGTGAGCACAGAACACACGAGCCAGGAACGCATGAGCCCGGAACGCGTGAGTCCAGAACGCGTGCGCATCGGACAGACGCATGCCGCCCTTCCGTCCCGCCGGGCGGTCCTCGCCGGGACCGGGGCCGGGGTGCTCGCCGCCACCGTGCTTCCGGCCGCCGTCGCGCGGGCCTTCGACGGGGCCCCGCTCGGCGAGTACGACGTCGTCGTGGTCGGGTCCGGGGCGGCCGGGATGACCGCCGCGCTCACCGCCGCCAAGCGGGGGCTGAGCGTGCTCGTGGTCGAGAAGGCCCCGACCTTCGGCGGTTCGGCCGCGCGGTCCGGGGCGGGCATATGGCTGCCGAACAACTCGGTGGTCCTTGGCGCGGGCGTGCCGGACACCCCGGCGAAGGCGGCCGCGTATCTGGCGGCCGTCGTCGGGCCGGAGGTGCCGACCGACCGGCAGCAGGCGTTCCTCGCCAACGGGCCCCGGATGCTGGACTTCGTGATGGCCAACAGCCCGCTGCGGTTCCGCTTCATGGAGGGGTACAGCGACTACTACCCCAACCTGCCGGGCGGCCTGCCGAACGGTCGCTCCATCGAGCCGGTCCAGATCGACGGCCATGTCCTGGGCGCCGAACTCGCCCGCCTGAACCCGGCGTACATGCCGGTGCCGGACGGGATGGTGGTGTTCAGCCAGGATTACAAGTGGCTCAACCTCGCGGCCGTGAGCGCCAAGGGGCTGGCGGTGTCCACCGAGTGCCTGGCGCGCGGTACGAAGGCGGCGCTGCGCGGGGAGAAGCCGCTGACCATGGGCCAGGCGCTGGCCGCCGGGCTGCGGGCGGGGCTCCAGCGGGCGGGGGTGCCGGTGTGGCTGAACAGCCCGCTGGTCGATCTGGTGCAGGAGGGCGGCGCGGTCACCGGGGTGGTGGTGGAGAAGGAGGGCGTACGGGGCGTCGTGCGCGCCCGCAAGGGTGTCGTCATCGGCTCGGGCGGCTTCGAGCACAACGCGGAGATGCGGGCGCGCTACCAGCAGCAGCCGATCGGGACGCAGTGGTCGGTGGGCGCGAAGGAGAACACGGGCGACGGGATCCGGGCCGGCGAGCGCGCCGGGGCGGCGCTGGGGCTGATGGAGGACGCCTGGTGGGGGCCGTCGATCCCGCTGCCCGGCGAGCCGTACTTCTGTCTCGCCGAACGGACGCTGCCGGGCGGGCTGATCGTGAACCGGAACGGGGCGCGGTTCGTCAACGAGGCGGCGCCGTACAGCGATGTGGTGCACGTGATGTACGAGAAGGACCGGGGCGCGGTCGGGTCGCACATCCCGGCGTGGCTGATCGTGGATCAGAACTACCGCAACAAGTACCTGTTCAAGGACATCCTGCCGATGCTGGCCTTCCCGGACGCGTGGTACGAGGCGGGGGCGGCGAAGAAGGCGTGGACGTGGGACGCGCTCGCCGGGCAGATCGGGGTGCCGGCGGCGGCGCTGCGGGCGACGCTGGGCCGGTTCAACGCACAGGCGTGGAGCGGGAACGACGCCGATTTCCACCGGGGCGACACGGCGTACGACCACTACTACACGGACCCGAACGTGCACCCGAACTCGTGCCTGGCGCCGGTCTGGGCGCCGCCGTTCTACGCGTTCAAGATCGTGCCGGGGGATCTCGGGACGAAGGGCGGCATCGTGACCGACGCGCGGGCGCGGGCGCTGCGGGCCGACGGATCGGTGATCCGGGGCCTGTGGGCGGCGGGCAACGCGAGCGCGGCGGTGATGGGGCACAGCTACGCGGGCGCCGGGTCGACGATCGGGCCCGCGATGACGTTCGGCTACGTGGCGGCCAACGACATCGCGGACGCGTAGCGCGCCGACCGGCTTCCGCCGGCCACGCCCCTGTTGCCTCAGCCCTGCTGGAAGAGCTCGGCGGGGAGCGGCTTCAGGAGGGCGTAGAGGTCGTCCGTGATGGGCCGGTCCCAGCTGGCGATGGTGACCAGGACGTTGTCACTGCGGTCGAACTGCACGCAGCTGATCCGGCCCTCGGAGAGCTTGATCTTCCGGACGATGAGGAGGTTGTCGCCCTGCATGACGGGGCAGTCCTCGATGCCGGTGACCTCGACGTCCTCGTCGTTCTCGAGGGCGTCGAGGAGCTGGGCCACCTCGAACGGGACCTGGCCGTCGGCGAGGTCCCGGGCGGGGGATCCCTCGGGCAGGTTTCCGATGATCATCGCGGGGCCGCGTCCGCCGAACAGGTCGTAGCGGAGGAAGACGCCCTGGCAGCTGCCGTCGGGGGCAGGGAGCAGCCCGGCCCCGAGATTGCCCGGCCAGTCCCCCGGGTCCATGGCCAGGACGTCGAAGTCCGGGCCGGCGGGTGTGGCGGCGCGGTGGCGGCGGAGGAAGGACATGCCGCCATGGTACGTGCCCGAGCCCCTTCCCCGGCCCTGCCCCCCTCATCCCACACCACACCCCGACCCGCCCCAGCCCCGCTCCCCCAGACCGCGCCCTGTCCCGAACCCAGACCGCACCTCCCACAACACGACCCCGCCCGGCCCTGCCCCGCACCTCCCCCACGCGGCACCACCCGACCCCAGCCCCCCACCCGCCACGACGCGGCGCCGCACCTCCCACACCACGACCGGCCCGGCCCTGCCCGCTCCCCCGCACCACCCGGCCCAGCGCCGCACCCCCCACACCACGGCACCACCCGAGCCCTGCCCGCACCCCCCACACCACGGCACCACCCGAGCCCTGCCCGCACCTCCCACACCGCGAGCCCGCCCGAACCTGCCCCGCGCCTCCCACAACGCAACCCCGTCCGGGCTCGGCCCTGGGGTGCCTGCCTGCGCACCCGCCCGCCGGCAGGACATGGCACCCCGGGCGCACTCGGGAGATGCATCCTGGGCTCCGTCCCCGGCCGGCCCGGCTCGCCCCGGCAAGGGCAGCGGGTACGCCCGGCGGATCACGCGCGGGCCCCGCATCCCCGGATCATGCTCCAGTGGGCGGCGTGGCCCGCAAGATCGCTCGGCCCGCCCAGACCCGGGGCGCGGCGCACGACGCCAGAGGCACGACGATGCGCGGGCGGGCCGCCGCGCGGGCCGTTTCCCCATCCCGCCCGCTCCCGAACCGGGCCCCGGAGGGGCGGCCCTGCGGGCACGGCCGCGCCTGCCGCTGCCGGTACGGCTGGCAGCCCCTCACGCATCGGCAACCCGTGAGCGCGGTTCGCGGCGTGCCGAAAACGTCGGCCCGTCCGCACCACGAGGCCCACGGCAAGGGAGCAGCCCTCGGAGCCGGTCAGCGGCGCGCCCGCCGGCGCGGTTCCCGCACCGCCGTCGGCCTAGGGCCCACCAGACCCCGGAACCGCCCAGCCCGGCTCCGTCCCGGCTCCGCGACAGCAACCCGGGACCCTGCCCGACGGCGGCAACCGCGGAACACCGCCAGCGGTGACGGTCACACGCGCCGTCGGGCCCAGAGCGCGGTCGGCAAACCGCGCCCCAGGCCGGGCCGGGTCGACACGGCCCCGGGTCGGACGGCCAGCGGCGTGGCGCGGGCGTTCTGTGCCGCCGCCCGGGCTCGGCCAGAGCCCCGGCCCCGGCCCCGGCGTCATCGGGCCCCGTAGCGGTAGCGGCACCGGCATCGCCCGGAGCGGTGCGGGGTGTTGGCCGGCAGGGGTCGCTTTCAATTCGACAACAATCGTTGGCTCAATATGGATCTTGTATTTTCAGCCGCCTACTCTGTCCCCCAGGCGTGCACGCCCGCTGATTGCCCTCGGACACAGGAAGTGCAGGCAGATGATCGAGTCTGTTCCTTCCCTCGACGTGACGCTCACTCAGATCCGGGCGCTCGCCAAGGAGAGGCAACTCAACGTGGACGAGATCCTCGACATCGAGGCTCTCGCGGCCGGTACCGGCGTCCCCGCCAAGGTGGTCGCCGGGCTGTTGCGGGGCGAGGACGACGCCGGCGAGGCCGGGCCCGCGGAGACCGCCCGGCGGCGGGCCGTGTTCCTCTGCGCGAGTTCCCGCGATGCCGGCGGGCACCCGTACCCGCCCGCCGACATCGCCGACGCGATCGGCGCCAGCCCACGGGCCGTCGCCGAGTTCGCGGCCGGTGAGGCGGGAAACCGGCCACCGGACGTGCGGCGCATCGCCCGCTTCTTCGGGCACGACGGCACTTTCCTCACCGACACCCCGCCCCAGGCGATCAGCCGCGCACTACAGCCGACACTCCGGTCGCTCCGCCACGTCTCCGGCGGCGACATGATGGCCGACCTCGTCAGCCGGTACGGGCTCGTCTCCGTCTCCACCCGCAACGCCACCCCGGGCAAGGCCCTCACCCGTACGCAGGAGACACTGCTCCTCGGCATGATCACCGGAATCCTGTCGTCAGAGCCGGAGTTCGGGCCGGATTCGGAGTTCAAGGCAGAGTCGGAGTTCGAGGCGGAGTCGGAGGGGGTCTCGTGAGTGTCGCCCGTTCCATGCGCAGGCTGTGCGCCACGCTGACCTCGTCCCTCGACGTCGGCCGCGACCTCGACGCGCCCGTCGATCCGCACACCCTCCTGCGGCGGCTGTGCGACGCGATGAGCGCCACCCGCGGCGGGCGGCCCATCGTCCTGCGCTTCGAACGCTTCCCCACCCAGCTGACCACTTCCGGCCTGTGGCTGAACATGGAGGACTACGACATCGTCGTCGTCGAGAAGTTCACTACCCCTGACCATCAACTCGTCATCCTCGGGCACGAGTTGTGGCACATGCAGGCCGGCCACACGGCCGCCCCGCACGGCCCCGGCGCAGCCGCCGCGGCCCAGTCCCTGCCCGACGGGCCGGACCTGACCTACGCCGCCGTCGCCGCGCGCTCCCACCACGAGGACGCCCACGAGATCGAGGCCGAGACCTTCGGGCTGCTCCTCGGCGACCGCTGCCGGGCCTGGCTGTCCGGCGGCGACGGCGCCCCCGGCTCGGTCCGGCGCCACGGCGTGGCCGGGCGGATCGGGAACACCCTCGGCTATCGCGGACCGAACGGCTGACCTTGACCTCGGACAAGTACTACATCCCCTATTTCATCCCGGCGGCGATCCTCACCCTGGCCTTCGTGATCCGGCTCCCGGTGATGATGAGGTTCTGGCGCAACGACCCCAACGTGCGCAACGTCGGCGGTCTGCTGCTCCTGGGTTCCGCCGTGTTCTACTTCGGCCGCCCCGCGACCATCGCCGCGCTGAACCGCGCCAGCGGGATCAGCAACTTCGCCGCGCCCGTCGTCTACACGGTGCTCACGCTGTTCTGCGCCGCCTGCCTGGTGATGATCATCCACTGGCGCGGCGGGAACCCCCGGCGCGTGCGGCGGACCACGTGGACGATCGGCGTGATCTACTCCGCGGTCGTGGCGGGCCTCTGGATCACCTTCGCCCTCGCCGACGTGCCCGTCGAACGCCTCCGTGACCTGGACACGTACTACGCTAATACGCCCTGGATGCGCGAGCACATCCTGCTCTACCTGCTGGCCCACACCACGGCGTGTGCGATCACCTCCGTGGTGACCTGGACCTGGCTGCGCCAGGTTTCGGGCTGGCTGCGCGCCGGCCTGGTGCTGCTGGTCATCGGGTTCATCCTGAACCTCGCCTACGACACCGTGAAGCTCATCGCCGTGGTGAGCCGCTGGACCGGCAACGACCTGGACTGGCTCAGCACGTTCGTCGCCCCGCCGCTCGCCGCGGTCTGCGCGCTCTTCGTCGCCGTCGGGTTCATCCTGCCGCACGCCGGTGAGGCGGTGCAGGGCTTCTTGCTGGACTACCGGCACTACCGCTCCCTCGGGCCGTTCGTGAAGGAGCTGGCCGCCCTCGACACCGGGACGATCCGGCTGCAACGCCGGGCCCCGATGAGCCGGCGCCTCGTCCACCGCCGGACGCGGATCAGCGACGGACTGCTGCGCCTCCAGCCGTACATGGACCCCGAGGTGCGCCTGCGCGCGCTCGCCGAGGCCACCGAGCGCGGCGAGAGCCCGGAGCGGGCCACCGCCACGGCCGACGCGGTCGCGGTGATCGCGGC
This genomic window contains:
- a CDS encoding aminoglycoside phosphotransferase family protein — its product is MYAATSSVSAPVRPHRTIPAGGGPYLDPGRPTAPAQGAVRARRIPGAAPQPLSGRIDLSGPQGAQLRTALASVQRICPEFAPVQVLRRSGRSVLLVGTTGRMTAVAKVLLDHSPEWRERYRHEIAAYRAFVRHRPPVRVPRLIAADPENCTLVVERMAGRVAALQRHPVEAPPRPDVRAALGAVCRVNQWRPPADLFGHPMDYARRITRDHELGLLTDRDFGDLQKLLHGLKLAGTPWQFNHGDALLSNLLLSPAGPVLLDWEHAGWYLPGYDLATLWTVLGDAPAARSQISRLAQSAGPAARDAFLVNLMLVLTREIRMSETAVQRSMQTAAPAQPLPAGSLSSGEEQRLLLRRLHDDCGLARRAVRAAVGTR
- the kstD gene encoding 3-oxosteroid 1-dehydrogenase; amino-acid sequence: MLAATVLPAAVARAFDGAPLGEYDVVVVGSGAAGMTAALTAAKRGLSVLVVEKAPTFGGSAARSGAGIWLPNNSVVLGAGVPDTPAKAAAYLAAVVGPEVPTDRQQAFLANGPRMLDFVMANSPLRFRFMEGYSDYYPNLPGGLPNGRSIEPVQIDGHVLGAELARLNPAYMPVPDGMVVFSQDYKWLNLAAVSAKGLAVSTECLARGTKAALRGEKPLTMGQALAAGLRAGLQRAGVPVWLNSPLVDLVQEGGAVTGVVVEKEGVRGVVRARKGVVIGSGGFEHNAEMRARYQQQPIGTQWSVGAKENTGDGIRAGERAGAALGLMEDAWWGPSIPLPGEPYFCLAERTLPGGLIVNRNGARFVNEAAPYSDVVHVMYEKDRGAVGSHIPAWLIVDQNYRNKYLFKDILPMLAFPDAWYEAGAAKKAWTWDALAGQIGVPAAALRATLGRFNAQAWSGNDADFHRGDTAYDHYYTDPNVHPNSCLAPVWAPPFYAFKIVPGDLGTKGGIVTDARARALRADGSVIRGLWAAGNASAAVMGHSYAGAGSTIGPAMTFGYVAANDIADA
- a CDS encoding toxin-antitoxin system, toxin component, with the translated sequence MRRLCATLTSSLDVGRDLDAPVDPHTLLRRLCDAMSATRGGRPIVLRFERFPTQLTTSGLWLNMEDYDIVVVEKFTTPDHQLVILGHELWHMQAGHTAAPHGPGAAAAAQSLPDGPDLTYAAVAARSHHEDAHEIEAETFGLLLGDRCRAWLSGGDGAPGSVRRHGVAGRIGNTLGYRGPNG
- a CDS encoding MAB_1171c family putative transporter → MTSDKYYIPYFIPAAILTLAFVIRLPVMMRFWRNDPNVRNVGGLLLLGSAVFYFGRPATIAALNRASGISNFAAPVVYTVLTLFCAACLVMIIHWRGGNPRRVRRTTWTIGVIYSAVVAGLWITFALADVPVERLRDLDTYYANTPWMREHILLYLLAHTTACAITSVVTWTWLRQVSGWLRAGLVLLVIGFILNLAYDTVKLIAVVSRWTGNDLDWLSTFVAPPLAAVCALFVAVGFILPHAGEAVQGFLLDYRHYRSLGPFVKELAALDTGTIRLQRRAPMSRRLVHRRTRISDGLLRLQPYMDPEVRLRALAEATERGESPERATATADAVAVIAALHRLRLDDEFDPEAEAGGETTLSGAPGGMPAAPDLVAVSRALRRSPAVHAHRARYGPADRPESVTS